Proteins encoded together in one Candidatus Poribacteria bacterium window:
- a CDS encoding TIM barrel protein, whose product MRLGVVGLCGDFRTLTSDEIAKIKALEFTGLSFHFNSAEIPSVPPDAVPRCVQMLETAELDLVQFGITYEECLFHPDADIRKAGIASVQRGIPTAAALNAHHYLFRAGSLNPDGAWTSHRDNHLPASMERLIDTLKPIAEHAERHELTLVMETHAVSIMDSPETCREVVERVGSERLRIVMDFVNHFQTLRQVYESEARLNHIFDVMGPVAPMAHIKDISVQNGLVLHLNEEVPGAGELALGVALKRFEALYPNGYGLIEHLPAEKIPLANANVRRIAAENGVHIF is encoded by the coding sequence ATGAGACTCGGTGTTGTTGGACTCTGTGGGGATTTTCGCACCCTCACATCGGATGAAATCGCAAAAATCAAAGCGTTGGAGTTTACCGGTTTAAGCTTCCATTTCAATAGCGCGGAGATTCCGTCTGTCCCACCAGATGCTGTCCCCCGCTGTGTGCAAATGTTAGAAACCGCGGAACTGGACCTTGTGCAATTCGGCATAACTTATGAAGAGTGCCTTTTCCATCCCGATGCCGATATCCGAAAAGCAGGTATCGCCAGCGTCCAACGTGGCATACCAACGGCTGCCGCACTCAACGCACACCATTATCTATTTCGTGCAGGGAGTCTCAATCCCGACGGGGCCTGGACCTCCCATAGAGATAACCATCTGCCAGCATCGATGGAGCGTCTGATTGACACATTGAAACCGATTGCAGAGCATGCCGAACGACACGAGTTGACCCTTGTTATGGAAACACATGCCGTTTCAATCATGGATTCACCCGAAACATGTCGTGAAGTGGTGGAGCGTGTCGGTTCCGAGAGGCTTCGTATCGTCATGGATTTCGTCAACCACTTCCAAACACTTCGGCAGGTCTATGAGAGCGAAGCACGGCTTAACCACATTTTTGATGTTATGGGACCGGTCGCACCGATGGCACATATTAAAGACATCAGCGTGCAGAACGGTTTAGTGCTCCACCTCAATGAGGAGGTACCCGGTGCGGGTGAATTGGCACTCGGTGTCGCATTAAAACGTTTTGAGGCACTCTACCCGAATGGCTACGGATTGATAGAACATCTTCCCGCAGAGAAAATACCACTCGCGAACGCGAATGTCCGGAGAATCGCCGCCGAAAACGGAGTTCATATTTTTTAA